In Bacteroidota bacterium, the following proteins share a genomic window:
- the serA gene encoding phosphoglycerate dehydrogenase, with amino-acid sequence MRKKLTSFPKEKIKILLLENISEVLVEEFKEVGYDQVKKLSGALDEKQLAEELKDVHLLGIRSKTQITKKVLEHADKLLAIGCYCIGVNQVDMKSATEKGVAVFNAPYANTRSVAELIIANAIMLIRKIPEKNRAAHRGIWLKDAKGSHELRGKTLGLIGYGNIGTQVSVLAESMGMKVVYYDIETRLPHGNAQQIRTLKDLLKQADVVSLHVPGEASTRNFINEQTLALFKQGSVLINYSRGEVVDLEALKSNMDTGHIAGAALDVFPEEPENNGAAFSCVLQNMPNVILTPHIGGSTEEAQLNIGMDVTTKLLNYLEQGISTGSYSVPPLVLPSQANAYRILHIHKNVPGVLGEINSKLSQHQINILGQYLKTNDEIGYVVLDIDKEISQEAFELLKGVSYTIKTRILY; translated from the coding sequence ATGAGAAAAAAGCTCACTAGCTTTCCGAAAGAGAAAATCAAAATTTTGTTGTTGGAAAACATTAGTGAAGTATTGGTAGAGGAATTTAAAGAAGTTGGTTATGACCAGGTCAAAAAGCTGAGCGGCGCTTTGGATGAAAAGCAATTGGCAGAAGAGTTAAAAGATGTTCATCTGCTCGGTATTCGCAGCAAAACTCAAATCACAAAAAAGGTTTTGGAGCACGCCGACAAATTATTAGCCATTGGCTGCTATTGTATCGGAGTGAATCAGGTGGACATGAAATCAGCTACTGAAAAAGGTGTAGCGGTGTTCAACGCTCCTTATGCCAATACGCGTAGTGTGGCGGAATTGATTATTGCGAATGCCATCATGCTGATTCGCAAAATACCGGAGAAAAATCGGGCAGCTCATCGTGGCATTTGGCTGAAAGATGCTAAAGGCAGCCATGAACTGCGGGGTAAAACGCTAGGCTTGATTGGATATGGCAACATTGGTACGCAGGTGAGTGTTTTGGCGGAATCTATGGGTATGAAGGTGGTTTACTATGATATAGAAACCAGATTGCCACACGGCAATGCCCAACAAATCAGAACGCTGAAGGATCTGCTGAAACAGGCGGATGTAGTGAGCCTGCACGTTCCTGGAGAAGCCTCTACCCGAAATTTTATTAATGAGCAAACGCTTGCCCTATTTAAACAGGGCAGTGTATTGATTAATTATTCGAGAGGTGAAGTGGTGGATTTAGAGGCTTTGAAAAGCAATATGGACACAGGACATATCGCCGGTGCTGCCCTCGATGTTTTTCCTGAAGAGCCGGAAAACAATGGGGCTGCCTTTTCCTGTGTACTTCAAAACATGCCGAACGTTATTTTGACTCCGCATATAGGCGGCTCTACCGAAGAAGCTCAGTTGAACATTGGCATGGATGTAACGACGAAACTACTGAACTATCTGGAACAAGGCATCAGCACCGGTTCATATTCTGTGCCACCTTTGGTGCTCCCTTCACAGGCTAATGCCTACCGGATATTACACATTCACAAAAATGTTCCGGGTGTATTGGGCGAGATTAATTCTAAACTTTCGCAACATCAGATCAATATTCTGGGACAGTATCTAAAAACCAATGATGAGATTGGATATGTAGTGCTGGATATTGATAAAGAAATTTCTCAGGAGGCATTTGAATTGCTGAAAGGAGTCAGCTATACCATCAAAACACGCATACTGTATTAG
- a CDS encoding NAD-dependent epimerase/dehydratase family protein: MILVTGATGFLGSYLTKLLLQKGGKVRTLKRPTSDLSLLGEFAQQIEWIEGNVLDISSLQLAMKDVEKVYHCAAIISFIPSETDYMMQVNIEGTANVMDVARDTGVKKVVHVSSIAAFGVAPAGKIMDENFSDPNISKCFAYYRSKQYGEREAWRAEAEGMNVVIACPATILGAGWWEEEPNSLFKTVYEGLKFYVASNMGFVDVRDVAECLYRLMEGNFSGEKFILSAENLSFREIIGQMADEMKVKRPSLEAGRFLLSLAWRAEVLKSFFTGSRPVVTRDSAGIAFESFSYSNEKIKAALNYEFLPVRETIAETARVFLKSIKEGKDYGTFT; the protein is encoded by the coding sequence ATGATTCTTGTTACCGGCGCTACTGGCTTTCTCGGTTCTTATCTTACAAAATTATTGCTCCAAAAGGGAGGAAAGGTGCGCACCTTGAAACGCCCGACTTCTGACCTTTCCTTATTAGGAGAATTTGCGCAACAGATAGAATGGATTGAAGGAAATGTGCTCGATATTTCTTCTCTCCAGCTTGCCATGAAGGATGTAGAGAAAGTATATCACTGTGCGGCTATTATTTCTTTCATTCCTTCCGAAACGGATTACATGATGCAGGTGAACATTGAAGGCACTGCAAACGTGATGGATGTGGCGCGGGATACCGGAGTAAAAAAAGTAGTTCATGTCAGTTCCATTGCCGCGTTTGGTGTGGCGCCTGCGGGGAAAATAATGGATGAAAATTTCTCGGACCCCAATATCAGCAAATGCTTTGCTTACTACCGCAGCAAGCAATATGGCGAGCGCGAAGCTTGGCGGGCAGAGGCAGAAGGAATGAATGTAGTCATTGCCTGTCCTGCTACTATTCTCGGCGCCGGATGGTGGGAGGAAGAACCCAATTCATTATTCAAAACGGTATATGAAGGATTGAAATTCTATGTCGCTTCTAATATGGGATTTGTAGATGTGCGCGATGTGGCAGAATGTCTGTACCGCTTGATGGAAGGGAACTTTAGTGGAGAAAAGTTCATCCTATCTGCCGAGAATCTTTCTTTTCGTGAAATCATTGGGCAGATGGCAGATGAGATGAAGGTGAAGCGGCCTAGTTTAGAGGCAGGTCGTTTTTTGCTTTCATTGGCGTGGCGTGCAGAGGTGCTTAAATCTTTTTTTACAGGAAGCCGGCCCGTAGTGACCCGTGACAGTGCAGGCATAGCTTTTGAGTCTTTTTCATATAGCAATGAAAAAATAAAAGCGGCACTCAACTATGAGTTCCTTCCGGTGAGAGAAACAATTGCCGAAACAGCAAGGGTGTTTCTAAAGAGCATAAAGGAAGGAAAGGACTATGGAACGTTCACGTAG
- a CDS encoding DUF389 domain-containing protein: MSFLDNFKLAAEKEDFKIVNDNIQNSIDFKGTNLWILIFAIFIASLGLNVNSTAVIIGAMLVSPLMGPIMGLGFGMAINDLALLKRSFFNYFFAGAVGLATSTVFFLLSPINDAHSEILARTSPNIYDVLIALFGGLAGILATSSKQKGNVIPGVAIATALMPPLCTAGYGLATFQFQFFFGAVYLFLINTVFIALATLVTTRFLKFPFKQMPMKEDEVRAKRIVWLVVIITVLPSIYFGYDIVQQNKFQKNANRFIENEAIFPNDYLLKKNIDTKSKTITLTYGGQIIEDAAIEKLRDKLTIYNLHKCTLEIQQGFAYLKEEKQNEQANQLTMALNEKENQLRLLQSKIDSISSQNILSQQIFKELKTQYPAVQSFSLQTATNYTDTTQQNIWIAIIHSSTKWKPTDKPKIEDWLKVRMNIEQVKTYFEE, translated from the coding sequence ATGAGTTTTTTAGACAACTTTAAGTTAGCAGCCGAAAAAGAGGATTTTAAAATAGTAAACGACAACATTCAAAACAGCATTGACTTTAAAGGCACCAATCTTTGGATTTTGATTTTTGCCATTTTTATTGCTTCGCTTGGGCTGAATGTAAATTCTACTGCGGTGATTATCGGTGCCATGTTGGTTTCTCCACTAATGGGTCCCATCATGGGGCTTGGCTTCGGTATGGCAATCAACGACCTTGCACTTCTTAAAAGGTCATTCTTCAATTATTTTTTTGCAGGAGCAGTGGGATTGGCCACCTCCACTGTTTTCTTTTTGCTCTCCCCAATCAACGATGCACATTCTGAAATATTGGCCCGAACATCTCCCAATATTTATGATGTTTTGATTGCCTTGTTTGGCGGTCTTGCCGGAATACTTGCCACCTCAAGCAAACAAAAAGGGAATGTGATTCCCGGTGTGGCGATTGCAACGGCTTTAATGCCGCCACTATGCACCGCAGGTTATGGCTTGGCAACCTTTCAATTTCAGTTTTTCTTCGGGGCGGTTTATTTATTTCTAATCAATACCGTTTTCATTGCCTTAGCTACGCTCGTTACCACACGCTTTTTGAAATTCCCATTTAAGCAAATGCCCATGAAAGAAGATGAGGTAAGAGCAAAGCGAATTGTATGGCTGGTGGTGATCATTACTGTATTGCCGAGTATATATTTCGGTTACGACATTGTTCAACAAAATAAATTTCAGAAAAATGCAAATCGCTTCATTGAGAATGAAGCGATTTTCCCTAATGACTATTTACTGAAGAAAAATATAGATACAAAGAGCAAAACAATTACCCTCACCTATGGTGGCCAAATTATAGAAGACGCTGCGATAGAAAAATTGAGAGACAAATTGACTATCTACAATCTCCACAAATGTACTTTAGAAATACAACAAGGGTTTGCTTATCTGAAGGAGGAGAAACAAAATGAACAAGCCAATCAACTCACTATGGCGCTTAACGAAAAGGAAAATCAACTTCGTTTATTGCAAAGCAAAATTGACAGCATTTCTTCACAAAATATTTTGAGCCAACAAATTTTCAAGGAACTCAAAACACAATACCCTGCTGTTCAATCTTTCTCATTACAAACAGCAACTAATTACACCGACACTACTCAGCAAAATATTTGGATTGCCATTATTCATTCCAGTACAAAATGGAAACCAACAGACAAACCTAAAATTGAAGATTGGCTGAAAGTGCGAATGAATATTGAACAAGTTAAAACTTACTTCGAAGAATGA
- a CDS encoding nitronate monooxygenase, producing the protein MNNRITNLFGIEYPIIQAGMIWCSGWELASAVSNAGGLGIIGSGSMYPDILRTHILKCKAATSKPFAVNVPMLYPDIDKHMSIIIEERVKIVFTSAGNPKTWTSVLKEKGIKVVHVTASTKFAKKSEEAGCDAIVCEGFEAGGHNGREETTSMVLIPQVRAATNLPLIAAGGIATGRGMLAAMALGADAVQIGTRFVASAESSAHAEFKKAVINSQEGDTMLSNKKVVPVRLIKNDFQKQIQEAEDRGATKEQLIEILGRARAKKGMFEGDMKEGELEIGQISSFVREIKPAAEIISEIWQEFLLAKEEVCNL; encoded by the coding sequence ATGAATAATCGGATTACCAACCTTTTTGGAATTGAATACCCTATCATTCAGGCGGGCATGATTTGGTGTTCCGGTTGGGAACTGGCTTCGGCAGTGAGCAATGCCGGAGGCTTGGGAATTATAGGTAGTGGCTCGATGTATCCCGATATTTTGCGCACGCACATTCTGAAATGCAAAGCAGCGACTTCCAAACCTTTTGCGGTCAATGTGCCTATGTTATATCCCGATATTGACAAGCACATGTCTATCATTATAGAGGAAAGAGTTAAAATCGTTTTCACCTCTGCCGGCAATCCAAAAACCTGGACCAGTGTGCTGAAGGAAAAAGGAATTAAAGTAGTTCACGTAACGGCCTCTACCAAATTTGCCAAGAAGTCGGAGGAGGCAGGGTGTGATGCCATTGTTTGTGAGGGGTTTGAAGCAGGCGGACATAACGGAAGAGAAGAAACCACCTCGATGGTTTTGATTCCACAAGTACGGGCTGCGACCAATCTTCCTTTGATTGCTGCCGGTGGCATCGCTACCGGTCGTGGAATGTTGGCGGCTATGGCGCTGGGCGCTGATGCCGTTCAGATAGGAACACGTTTCGTAGCCAGTGCAGAATCATCCGCACACGCTGAATTTAAAAAGGCAGTAATCAACTCACAAGAAGGCGACACCATGCTCTCTAACAAAAAAGTGGTGCCGGTTCGTTTAATAAAAAATGATTTTCAGAAACAGATTCAGGAAGCCGAAGATCGGGGTGCTACGAAAGAACAGTTAATTGAAATATTGGGAAGAGCCAGGGCAAAGAAGGGGATGTTTGAAGGCGATATGAAAGAAGGCGAATTAGAAATCGGACAGATTTCTTCTTTCGTTCGAGAAATCAAACCGGCAGCAGAAATCATCAGCGAAATCTGGCAGGAATTTCTATTAGCCAAAGAAGAGGTCTGTAATCTTTAG